A genomic window from Silene latifolia isolate original U9 population chromosome 11, ASM4854445v1, whole genome shotgun sequence includes:
- the LOC141611355 gene encoding germin-like protein isoform X1 — protein MAHLNTFVVLALMAFTSFVAYATDPTQLQDFCVAVKDPKEALFVNGLFCMNPMEATAGDFFYKGLDVPGKPNNLGVNVTMVTAMQVPGLNTLGISLARIDFAPYGLNPPHTHPRATEVLTVLEGTLYVGFVTSNLATGGNKLFTKVLNKGDVFVFPQGLVHFQFNVGNCPAVAIAGLSSQNPGVVTIANAVFGPQPPISVDVLAKAFQLDANVVKFLQSQFGMSS, from the exons ATGGCACATCTTAACACCTTTGTTGTTCTGGCACTTATGGCCTTCACTTCCTTTGTGGCTTATGCTACTGATCCGACCCAACTTCAAGATTTTTGCGTCGCAGTTAAAGACCCTAAGGAAGCAC TGTTTGTGAATGGCCTTTTTTGCATGAATCCAATGGAAGCAACAGCCGGCGATTTTTTCTACAAAGGGTTAGACGTACCCGGGAAGCCCAACAACTTAGGAGTCAATGTCACAATGGTAACAGCAATGCAAGTACCTGGTCTCAACACCCTTGGTATATCGTTGGCTAGGATCGACTTTGCACCATACGGACTCAATCCACCTCACACCCACCCTCGTGCCACTGAGGTCTTGACGGTCTTGGAAGGAACCCTCTATGTCGGGTTTGTCACATCCAACCTTGCAACTGGCGGAAACAAGTTATTCACTAAGGTGTTAAACAAAGGAGATGTTTTCGTGTTTCCACAGGGTCTCGTTCACTTTCAATTTAATGTTGGTAATTGCCCTGCTGTGGCTATTGCTGGGTTGAGCAGCCAAAACCCTGGTGTTGTGACAATTGCCAACGCGGTGTTTGGACCGCAACCACCTATCTCGGTCGATGTTCTAGCCAAGGCCTTCCAGTTGGATGCTAACGTGGTCAAGTTCCTTCAGTCTCAGTTTGGGATGAGCTCTTAA
- the LOC141611355 gene encoding germin-like protein 8-5 isoform X2: MKDSGAIHTSKEQVRSRLSLRTTYLTVFVNGLFCMNPMEATAGDFFYKGLDVPGKPNNLGVNVTMVTAMQVPGLNTLGISLARIDFAPYGLNPPHTHPRATEVLTVLEGTLYVGFVTSNLATGGNKLFTKVLNKGDVFVFPQGLVHFQFNVGNCPAVAIAGLSSQNPGVVTIANAVFGPQPPISVDVLAKAFQLDANVVKFLQSQFGMSS; this comes from the exons ATGAAGGACTCTGGAGCTATACACACAAGCAAAGAACAGGTGCGGAGCCGTCTCAGTCTCAGAACCACATACCTCACAG TGTTTGTGAATGGCCTTTTTTGCATGAATCCAATGGAAGCAACAGCCGGCGATTTTTTCTACAAAGGGTTAGACGTACCCGGGAAGCCCAACAACTTAGGAGTCAATGTCACAATGGTAACAGCAATGCAAGTACCTGGTCTCAACACCCTTGGTATATCGTTGGCTAGGATCGACTTTGCACCATACGGACTCAATCCACCTCACACCCACCCTCGTGCCACTGAGGTCTTGACGGTCTTGGAAGGAACCCTCTATGTCGGGTTTGTCACATCCAACCTTGCAACTGGCGGAAACAAGTTATTCACTAAGGTGTTAAACAAAGGAGATGTTTTCGTGTTTCCACAGGGTCTCGTTCACTTTCAATTTAATGTTGGTAATTGCCCTGCTGTGGCTATTGCTGGGTTGAGCAGCCAAAACCCTGGTGTTGTGACAATTGCCAACGCGGTGTTTGGACCGCAACCACCTATCTCGGTCGATGTTCTAGCCAAGGCCTTCCAGTTGGATGCTAACGTGGTCAAGTTCCTTCAGTCTCAGTTTGGGATGAGCTCTTAA
- the LOC141611354 gene encoding elongation factor 1-alpha-like, giving the protein MGKEKVHISLVVIGHVDSGKSTTTGHLIYKLGGIDKRVIERFEKEAAEMNKRSFKYAWVLDKLKAERERGITIDIALWKFETTKYYCTVIDAPGHRDFIKNMITGTSQADCAILIIDSTTGGFEAGISKDGQTREHALLAFTLGVRQMICCLNKMDATTPKYSKSRYEEIVKEVSSYLKKVGYNPDKVPFVPISGFEGDNMIERSSNLDWYKGPTLLEALDQVQEPKRPSDKPLRLPLQDVYKIGGIGTVPVGRVETGVIKPGMLVTFGPTGLTTEVKSVEMHHESMPEALPGDNVGFNVKNVAVKDLKRGYVASDSKNDPAKEAANFTAQVIIMNHPGQIGNGYAPVLDCHTSHIAVKFAELVTKIDRRSGKELEKEPKFLKNGDAGMVKMIPTKPMVVETFSEYPPLGRFAVRDMRQTVAVGVIKNVEKKDPTGAKVTKAALKKK; this is encoded by the exons ATGGGAAAGGAAAAGGTTCACATCAGTCTTGTTGTTATCGGGCATGTGGACTCTGGCAAGTCCACGACTACTGGTCATTTGATCTACAAGCTTGGAGGTATTGACAAGCGTGTTATTGAGAGATTTGAGAAGGAAGCTGCTGAGATGAACAAGAGGTCTTTCAAGTATGCTTGGGTGCTTGACAAGCTCAAGGCTGAGCGTGAGCGTGGTATTACCATTGATATTGCCTTGTGGAAGTTTGAGACCACCAAGTACTACTGCACTGTCATTGATGCCCCTGGTCACCGTGACTTTATCAAGAACATGATTACCGGTACCTCTCAAGCTGATTGTGCCATCCTCATTATTGACTCCACCACTGGAGGCTTTGAGGCTGGTATCTCTAAGGACGGTCAGACCCGTGAGCATGCTCTTCTTGCTTTCACCCTTGGTGTCAGGCAAATGATCTGTTGCCTGAACAAG ATGGATGCTACCACTCCCAAGTACTCAAAATCTAGGTACGAGGAAATTGTGAAAGAAGTCAGTTCATACCTCAAGAAGGTCGGGTACAACCCTGACAAGGTTCCCTTTGTTCCCATCTCTGGTTTTGAGGGTGACAATATGATTGAGAGGTCCTCCAACCTTGACTGGTACAAGGGACCAACCCTTCTTGAGGCCCTTGACCAAGTCCAGGAGCCTAAGAGGCCCTCAGACAAGCCCCTGCGTCTTCCACTCCAGGATGTCTACAAGATTGGAGGTATTGGAACAGTTCCCGTAGGTCGTGTTGAGACTGGTGTCATCAAACCTGGTATGCTTGTGACCTTTGGTCCCACTGGGTTGACTACTGAAGTCAAGTCAGTTGAGATGCACCATGAGTCTATGCCAGAGGCCCTCCCAGGTGACAATGTCGGGTTCAATGTGAAGAACGTTGCTGTCAAGGATCTGAAGCGTGGTTACGTGGCCTCAGACTCTAAGAACGACCCAGCCAAGGAGGCAGCCAACTTCACAGCACAGGTCATCATCATGAACCACCCTGGCCAGATTGGAAATGGCTATGCTCCTGTGCTCGACTGCCACACCTCTCACATTGCTGTCAAGTTTGCTGAGCTCGTCACCAAAATCGACAGGCGATCAGGAAAGGAGCTAGAGAAGGAGCCCAAGTTCTTAAAGAATGGCGATGCTGGTATGGTTAAGATGATTCCTACCAAACCCATGGTCGTTGAGACCTTCTCAGAGTACCCACCACTTGGTCGGTTTGCCGTGAGGGACATGAGGCAGACAGTTGCAGTGGGTGTCATTAAGAATGTTGAGAAGAAGGATCCCACCGGAGCCAAGGTTACCAAGGCTGCCCTGAAGAAGAAATGA